From a region of the Jatrophihabitans sp. genome:
- a CDS encoding type II toxin-antitoxin system VapC family toxin, producing the protein MVDASAALSALLNDGPARRSLAAEQLHAPHLVDSEVASGLRRRVAAQQLTAAGGWTALDRWRRLGMTRYPVYALLDRVWQLRDNVSASDACYVALAEQLGCALLTADARLSRIPGARCPITVVPR; encoded by the coding sequence GTGGTCGATGCCTCGGCAGCCCTGTCGGCGTTGCTGAACGACGGTCCGGCGCGTCGATCGCTTGCCGCGGAGCAGTTGCATGCTCCGCACCTCGTCGACTCCGAGGTCGCCAGCGGATTGCGTCGCCGGGTCGCCGCTCAGCAACTCACGGCCGCCGGCGGCTGGACGGCCCTGGACCGGTGGCGGCGGCTGGGTATGACGAGATACCCCGTTTATGCCTTGCTGGACAGGGTGTGGCAGTTGCGCGACAACGTCTCGGCCTCCGACGCCTGCTACGTCGCTCTGGCAGAACAGCTTGGCTGCGCATTGCTCACGGCCGATGCGCGGCTGAGCAGAATACCCGGTGCCCGGTGCCCGATCACCGTCGTGCCGCGATAG
- a CDS encoding solute carrier family 23 protein, with product MSAFGWKLVYGGKTPPPGAVVRPDERLSWLRMSGLGAQHVVAMFGATFVFPAIMGLNPNLAVMMSGVATIIFLLIVKGRVPSYLGTSASFVAAVAAIRAQGGDSADVTGAILVAGVMLAAVGVLVHFGGSRYVRAVLPPAVTGAVVMLIGFNLATVATSVYFPAQQWIGLLTALFVLIITVLVRGFLSRIAIFLALVFGYLISWIADRINDVPKCTAEVTTACTPTGHRIDWSGVRSADWIGLPQDITSPTFGELTGPHLPAFSITFILLVIPSVIALLAENAGHVKAVSEMTDEDLDPYLGRAFIGDGVGTAVASFVGGSPTTTYAENIGVMAATRIYSTLAYYIAAVVAILFGFCPKFGAVVAATPGGVLGGITLVLYGMIGLLGAKIWVENRVDFGNPINLVPLAAGIIAGIGNLTIKFSDTFSITGIAAGTLIILVGYHLVHILAPRLGSAPAENTAPITDTPAAGHQGGPRKR from the coding sequence ATGTCTGCGTTCGGATGGAAATTGGTCTACGGCGGCAAGACGCCGCCGCCGGGCGCGGTGGTGCGTCCGGACGAGCGGTTGTCCTGGCTGCGGATGAGCGGCCTGGGCGCCCAGCACGTGGTGGCGATGTTCGGGGCCACCTTCGTGTTCCCCGCGATCATGGGGCTGAACCCGAACCTGGCCGTGATGATGTCCGGCGTCGCCACCATCATCTTCCTGCTGATCGTCAAGGGCAGGGTGCCCTCCTACCTGGGCACCTCGGCGTCCTTCGTGGCCGCGGTCGCCGCGATCCGGGCGCAGGGCGGCGATTCGGCCGACGTCACCGGGGCGATCCTGGTCGCCGGGGTGATGCTGGCCGCGGTCGGCGTGCTGGTGCACTTTGGCGGCAGCCGCTACGTGCGGGCGGTGCTGCCGCCGGCGGTGACCGGCGCCGTGGTGATGCTGATCGGCTTCAACCTGGCGACCGTCGCCACCAGCGTCTACTTCCCGGCCCAGCAGTGGATCGGCCTGCTGACAGCCCTCTTCGTGCTGATCATCACGGTGCTGGTCCGCGGCTTCCTCAGCCGGATCGCGATCTTCCTGGCGCTGGTCTTCGGGTATCTGATCAGCTGGATCGCCGACCGGATCAACGACGTGCCCAAGTGCACTGCCGAAGTCACCACCGCCTGCACGCCGACCGGCCACCGGATCGACTGGAGCGGGGTGCGCAGCGCCGACTGGATCGGCCTGCCCCAGGACATCACCAGCCCGACCTTCGGCGAGCTGACCGGCCCGCACCTGCCCGCCTTCAGCATCACCTTCATCCTGCTGGTGATCCCGTCGGTGATCGCGTTGCTCGCCGAGAACGCCGGACACGTCAAGGCCGTCTCGGAGATGACCGACGAAGACCTGGACCCCTACCTCGGGCGGGCCTTCATCGGTGACGGCGTCGGCACCGCGGTGGCCTCCTTCGTGGGCGGCTCGCCGACCACCACCTACGCCGAGAACATCGGGGTGATGGCAGCGACCCGGATCTACTCGACGCTGGCGTACTACATCGCCGCGGTGGTGGCGATCCTGTTCGGGTTCTGCCCCAAGTTCGGGGCGGTGGTGGCAGCCACCCCGGGCGGGGTGCTCGGCGGCATCACGCTGGTGCTCTACGGCATGATCGGCCTGCTCGGCGCCAAGATCTGGGTCGAGAACCGGGTCGATTTCGGCAACCCGATCAACCTGGTCCCGCTGGCCGCTGGCATCATCGCCGGTATCGGCAACCTGACCATTAAGTTCAGCGACACCTTCTCCATCACCGGAATCGCGGCGGGCACGTTGATCATCCTGGTCGGCTACCACCTGGTGCATATCCTGGCACCAAGGCTCGGCTCCGCTCCGGCGGAGAACACCGCTCCGATCACCGACACCCCGGCAGCAGGTCATCAAGGAGGTCCCAGGAAACGGTGA
- a CDS encoding FAD binding domain-containing protein, whose protein sequence is MKPSAFDYSRPESLDEALGLLAEAGPDAKVLAGGQSLLPLLSMRLIAPARLVDVNRLSELAYVRSGPDAVWVGALARHAAVLRDAGARDRQPLLAEALAVIAHPSIRNRGTSVGSLVHADPSAELPAVLCLLEGSVTLASTAGRRTVPADRFFTGPLESDVQPGELAIEASFPARPARSGSAFAEVSRRHGDYAVCGVAVLVELDEDLRITAARAGYLSVSATPLVLDLTAAISGRAYDADLSEAAAFARAAVDPEPDIHASAEYRRQLVGVLTGRALRLAAQRAAGNSGEAAA, encoded by the coding sequence GTGAAGCCGTCAGCGTTCGACTACAGCCGCCCGGAGTCCCTCGACGAGGCGTTGGGACTGCTCGCCGAGGCCGGTCCGGACGCCAAGGTGCTCGCCGGCGGCCAGAGCCTGCTGCCGCTGCTGTCGATGCGGTTGATCGCACCTGCCCGATTGGTCGACGTGAATCGGCTGAGCGAGCTAGCCTACGTACGCTCCGGCCCGGACGCCGTCTGGGTCGGAGCCCTGGCACGGCACGCCGCGGTGCTGCGCGACGCCGGCGCCAGGGACCGCCAACCGCTGCTTGCCGAGGCGCTGGCGGTGATCGCGCACCCGAGCATCCGCAACCGCGGGACCTCCGTCGGCAGCCTCGTGCACGCCGACCCGTCGGCCGAGCTGCCCGCCGTGCTGTGCCTGCTGGAAGGGTCGGTGACCCTGGCCTCGACCGCCGGCCGGCGCACTGTGCCCGCGGACCGGTTCTTCACCGGCCCGCTGGAATCGGACGTCCAGCCGGGCGAGCTGGCGATCGAGGCCAGCTTTCCGGCGCGGCCGGCCAGGTCGGGCAGCGCGTTCGCCGAGGTGTCGCGCCGGCACGGGGACTACGCGGTCTGCGGGGTGGCGGTGCTGGTCGAACTCGATGAGGACCTGCGGATCACCGCCGCCCGGGCCGGCTACCTGTCGGTCTCGGCGACGCCGCTGGTGCTGGACCTGACCGCGGCGATCAGCGGACGGGCCTACGACGCCGACCTGTCCGAGGCGGCCGCCTTCGCCCGGGCCGCGGTCGATCCGGAGCCCGACATCCACGCCAGCGCCGAGTACCGCCGCCAGCTGGTCGGCGTGCTGACCGGACGGGCCCTGAGACTGGCCGCTCAGCGGGCCGCCGGCAACTCCGGCGAGGCGGCCGCATGA
- a CDS encoding (2Fe-2S)-binding protein, giving the protein MSEAETRHRIALTVNGIERRAEVPARRLLSDCLRHDLGLTGTHVGCEHGVCGACTVLVGGVAMRSCLLLAVSVDGEQVTTVEGLAGPDGALSPVQQGFADCHGLQCGFCTPGFLTTITAGLAENPDPTPEQARELISGNLCRCTGYQNIVAAVLRAAELGKQAELGKQAELGKQAKA; this is encoded by the coding sequence ATGAGTGAGGCTGAGACCAGGCACCGGATCGCCCTGACCGTGAACGGGATCGAGCGGCGGGCAGAGGTGCCGGCCCGCCGGCTGCTGTCGGACTGCCTGCGCCACGACCTGGGCCTGACCGGCACCCACGTCGGCTGCGAGCACGGGGTGTGCGGCGCCTGCACCGTGCTGGTCGGCGGCGTGGCGATGCGGTCCTGCCTGCTGCTGGCGGTCAGCGTGGACGGCGAGCAGGTCACCACCGTCGAGGGCCTGGCCGGCCCGGACGGCGCGCTGTCGCCGGTCCAGCAGGGCTTCGCCGACTGCCATGGCCTGCAGTGCGGCTTCTGCACGCCGGGCTTTCTCACCACCATCACCGCCGGCCTGGCCGAGAACCCGGACCCGACGCCCGAGCAGGCCCGCGAGCTGATCAGCGGCAACCTGTGCCGGTGCACCGGCTACCAGAACATCGTGGCGGCCGTGCTGCGCGCCGCCGAACTCGGCAAGCAGGCCGAACTCGGCAAGCAGGCCGAGCTGGGCAAGCAGGCCAAGGCATGA